In the genome of Sorangium aterium, one region contains:
- the mdh gene encoding malate dehydrogenase yields the protein MANRRKIALIGAGNIGGELAALIARKELGDVVLFDIPQKTDFAKGKALDLEQNGAVLGYDASIKGTSSWADCAGADVLIVTAGIPRKPGQSRDDLVATNLPIIRSVADGAKEHCPNALVIVISNPIDAMVYEFKRRTGFPRERVLGMAGVLDSARFQLFLAREANVSVKDVRAMVLGGHGDDMVPIPSACTINGVRATELISKEKLDALIARTRKGGGEIVQLMGTSAYYAPASSAVAMAESYLLDQKRLLPVAAYLDGEYGYKDIFMGVPVILGGKGIEKIVELPLTAEEKEMLAKSAKSVQGITDVVKASS from the coding sequence ATGGCAAACCGAAGAAAGATCGCCCTTATCGGCGCCGGCAACATCGGCGGGGAGCTCGCGGCCCTCATCGCGCGCAAGGAGCTCGGGGACGTCGTGCTGTTCGACATCCCCCAGAAGACGGACTTCGCGAAAGGCAAGGCGCTCGACCTCGAGCAGAACGGCGCCGTCCTGGGCTACGACGCCTCGATCAAGGGCACCTCGAGCTGGGCGGACTGTGCAGGGGCCGACGTCCTCATCGTCACCGCCGGCATCCCGCGCAAGCCGGGCCAGAGCCGTGACGACCTGGTCGCGACGAACCTGCCGATCATCCGCAGCGTGGCCGACGGCGCGAAGGAGCACTGCCCGAACGCGCTGGTGATCGTCATCTCGAACCCGATCGACGCGATGGTCTACGAGTTCAAGCGCCGCACCGGCTTCCCGCGCGAGCGCGTGCTCGGCATGGCGGGCGTGCTCGACAGCGCGCGCTTCCAGCTGTTCCTGGCGCGCGAGGCGAACGTCTCCGTGAAGGACGTGCGCGCGATGGTCCTCGGCGGCCACGGCGACGACATGGTGCCCATCCCGTCGGCGTGCACGATCAACGGCGTGCGCGCGACCGAGCTCATCAGCAAGGAGAAGCTCGACGCCCTCATCGCGAGGACCCGCAAGGGCGGCGGCGAGATCGTCCAGCTCATGGGGACGAGCGCCTACTACGCGCCCGCCTCGAGCGCCGTCGCGATGGCGGAGAGCTACCTGCTCGACCAGAAGCGGCTGCTCCCCGTCGCGGCCTACCTGGACGGCGAGTACGGGTACAAGGACATCTTCATGGGCGTGCCGGTCATCCTCGGCGGCAAGGGCATCGAGAAGATCGTCGAGCTGCCGCTGACCGCAGAAGAGAAGGAGATGCTCGCGAAGAGCGCGAAGAGCGTGCAGGGCATCACCGACGTGGTGAAGGCCTCGAGCTAG
- a CDS encoding shikimate kinase, with translation MASRHTSRRARAGQGPEAGAAGAADGAPPILARLGGRLRLRRTELALTLRELAGLAGVSERFLVLLESGRANVSVVRLEDIGRALGTSAAALLSAGELGEEAPPRGRSAGEAGGGAGAPLVALLGLRGAGKTTIGGRAAARLGVPFLELDGLVASRAGMSLAALFEIHGNAYYRRLEREELARLEGARAHGIVATGGGLVTDPATFERLRRCAVTVWLRATPEDHWRRVVEQGDARPMANRADAMKELRALFQARRALYEQADFAVDTSALGLARSVDRVVKIAREAGRRNATRSP, from the coding sequence ATGGCGTCCCGTCACACATCGCGCAGGGCGCGGGCAGGTCAGGGGCCGGAGGCCGGCGCGGCGGGCGCCGCGGACGGCGCGCCGCCGATCCTCGCGCGCCTCGGCGGTCGGCTCCGGCTGCGGCGGACGGAGCTCGCGCTCACCTTGCGTGAGCTCGCCGGGCTCGCCGGCGTGAGCGAGCGCTTCCTGGTGCTGCTCGAGAGCGGGCGGGCGAACGTTTCCGTGGTGCGGCTTGAGGACATCGGCCGCGCGCTGGGCACCTCGGCCGCCGCGCTGCTCTCGGCCGGCGAGCTCGGCGAGGAGGCGCCGCCGCGCGGCCGGTCGGCCGGCGAGGCGGGGGGAGGGGCGGGCGCGCCCCTCGTCGCGCTGCTCGGCCTGCGCGGGGCCGGCAAGACCACGATCGGCGGCCGCGCCGCGGCGCGGCTCGGCGTGCCCTTCCTCGAGCTCGACGGCCTCGTGGCCTCGCGCGCGGGGATGAGCCTCGCCGCCCTGTTCGAGATCCACGGAAACGCCTACTACCGGCGGCTGGAGCGCGAGGAGCTCGCGCGGCTCGAAGGCGCGCGCGCCCACGGGATCGTGGCCACGGGCGGCGGCCTGGTGACCGATCCGGCGACCTTCGAGCGGCTGAGGCGCTGTGCGGTGACGGTGTGGCTGCGGGCGACACCCGAGGACCACTGGCGCCGCGTGGTCGAGCAGGGGGACGCGCGCCCCATGGCCAACCGGGCCGACGCCATGAAGGAGCTCCGGGCGCTCTTCCAGGCGCGGCGCGCGCTCTATGAGCAGGCCGACTTCGCGGTGGACACGTCGGCGCTCGGTCTCGCGCGCTCTGTCGATCGCGTGGTCAAGATCGCGCGCGAAGCTGGTAGAAGGAACGCGACGCGCTCGCCTTGA
- a CDS encoding HEAT repeat domain-containing protein, whose amino-acid sequence MSRSPFRFRRPRLGAAAGLIAASAAVGGSAAAQVAPVVLPHAAGQQALAVRIDAGGVTARACPAAAACAPDGGKVLAVPSEVAPLLGGARVVPVTLADGKRLAKIEVPAAGKPAGVGAPEGAGGSWVMLLAAPLAGKGTEPLVLWSGWTGVATGEHGEGRSDAVVVEPLGSGNRVLVGQLRDDVTLCGRPALVGASEVDPRTMTLLKGASFQNLPAEERRAAGKVVAERRDADAPAATFRLLRPTAASSAVGKRFAEIADGDPKTAWSEGKVGAGRGEFVSFSSADEVGITGLGLRIKPSDGVEGGAAPRTLFVATPDRLFQVSLPEDAWLKESAGYEVKLPEEIKASCIAVVLDDAYAPAGAGSRGAPSAPEVRVTIAEVTARTAFDGQGPAALVGALAGGGERSRAAAALLARGGPEAVEAAIAGYDRLDPAGRQLARGVIDTAPCAVQIPFLTARLASGAASAAQPAPGAASAGRVSGMAAALGRAPRAAPPEPDPELHHARDRIRRCGRAAAPALAEIVKAGAPAARVVAARELALVAPVEAIPALLDALAGARGAARRELRAALALAARSERAASVVEEEMQLERLRARPEDAQLDLLRALGPALGRVKGGGAAFQALASAGGAPFDRRYLLQAPAAALARAGEAPAEAYLRASLRKDADAHVRLRAAEVTADVPALAPDLLAAASDPEARVREAAIVALARAASAGAKLPAGAGEALAARLTSDPWTFIRGGAALAIGAMPATTAGDRALVGALADSSPEVRQHALDGLGAHRATAHIEAVRDRAEDKEEDVEVRARAILALGAMCDASSVDLWTRLALRAKSPIGEHDQRLGSAALAALGSVHPADLPARLKPLLDKGTPHGLREAARAALSAPPQCRRR is encoded by the coding sequence ATGTCCAGATCGCCGTTTCGTTTCCGGCGGCCTCGCCTTGGCGCCGCGGCCGGGCTGATCGCAGCCTCCGCCGCCGTCGGTGGCAGCGCCGCCGCGCAGGTCGCGCCCGTGGTGCTCCCTCACGCGGCGGGCCAGCAGGCGCTCGCTGTCCGCATCGATGCGGGCGGGGTCACTGCCCGCGCCTGTCCAGCCGCGGCGGCGTGCGCGCCCGACGGCGGCAAGGTCCTCGCCGTGCCTTCCGAGGTAGCGCCGCTGCTCGGCGGCGCGCGCGTCGTGCCGGTCACCCTGGCCGACGGCAAGCGCCTCGCCAAGATCGAGGTGCCGGCCGCAGGAAAACCGGCGGGCGTCGGCGCGCCGGAAGGCGCGGGCGGCAGCTGGGTGATGCTGCTCGCGGCGCCGCTCGCGGGGAAGGGGACGGAGCCGCTGGTGCTCTGGAGCGGCTGGACCGGCGTCGCGACCGGGGAGCACGGCGAGGGGCGGAGCGACGCCGTGGTCGTGGAGCCGCTCGGCAGCGGCAACCGCGTGCTCGTCGGGCAGCTGCGAGACGACGTGACCCTCTGCGGGCGGCCGGCGCTTGTCGGCGCGAGCGAGGTCGATCCCCGGACGATGACGCTCCTGAAGGGGGCCAGCTTCCAGAACCTCCCGGCGGAGGAGCGGCGCGCCGCGGGCAAGGTGGTCGCCGAGCGCCGCGATGCCGACGCGCCGGCGGCTACCTTCCGGCTGCTGCGCCCGACCGCCGCGTCGAGCGCGGTCGGCAAGCGCTTCGCGGAGATCGCCGACGGCGACCCGAAGACCGCGTGGTCCGAGGGCAAGGTGGGCGCGGGCCGGGGCGAGTTCGTGTCGTTCTCGTCGGCGGACGAGGTCGGGATCACGGGCCTCGGCCTGCGCATCAAGCCGTCCGACGGCGTCGAGGGCGGCGCCGCGCCGCGCACGCTCTTCGTGGCGACGCCCGATCGGCTCTTCCAGGTGAGCCTGCCCGAGGACGCGTGGCTCAAGGAGTCCGCCGGCTACGAGGTGAAGCTCCCCGAGGAGATCAAGGCCTCGTGCATCGCCGTCGTGCTCGACGACGCGTACGCGCCGGCGGGGGCCGGGAGCCGCGGCGCGCCCTCCGCTCCGGAGGTGCGGGTCACGATCGCCGAGGTCACGGCGCGCACGGCGTTCGACGGGCAGGGCCCGGCGGCGCTCGTGGGCGCGCTCGCGGGCGGCGGCGAGCGATCCAGGGCGGCGGCGGCGCTGCTCGCGCGCGGCGGACCGGAGGCGGTCGAGGCGGCGATCGCCGGCTATGACAGGCTCGACCCCGCGGGCAGGCAGCTCGCCCGGGGTGTGATCGACACGGCGCCATGCGCGGTGCAGATCCCGTTCCTCACCGCGCGGCTGGCGTCCGGCGCGGCGTCGGCGGCGCAGCCCGCGCCCGGCGCGGCATCCGCGGGGCGCGTGTCCGGCATGGCAGCGGCGCTGGGGCGCGCCCCTCGCGCCGCGCCGCCAGAGCCCGATCCCGAGCTCCACCACGCGCGCGATCGCATCCGCCGTTGCGGGCGCGCGGCCGCGCCGGCGCTCGCGGAGATCGTGAAGGCGGGCGCGCCCGCGGCCAGGGTGGTGGCGGCCCGGGAACTCGCGCTCGTGGCGCCGGTCGAGGCGATCCCGGCGCTGCTCGACGCCCTCGCCGGGGCGCGCGGCGCGGCGCGGAGGGAGCTCCGCGCTGCGCTCGCGCTGGCGGCGCGGAGCGAGCGGGCCGCTTCCGTGGTCGAGGAAGAGATGCAGCTCGAGCGGCTCCGCGCCCGGCCGGAGGACGCGCAGCTCGATCTGCTGCGCGCGCTCGGGCCGGCGCTCGGGCGGGTGAAGGGCGGCGGAGCGGCGTTCCAGGCGCTCGCTTCGGCGGGCGGCGCTCCCTTCGATCGGCGCTACCTGCTGCAAGCGCCGGCCGCGGCGCTCGCGCGCGCGGGCGAGGCGCCGGCGGAGGCGTACCTCCGGGCGTCGCTCCGGAAGGACGCGGACGCGCACGTGCGCCTCCGCGCGGCCGAGGTCACGGCGGACGTGCCGGCGCTCGCGCCGGACCTGCTCGCGGCGGCCTCCGATCCGGAGGCGCGCGTGCGGGAGGCGGCGATCGTGGCGCTCGCGCGCGCGGCCTCTGCCGGCGCGAAGCTGCCTGCCGGCGCGGGCGAGGCGCTCGCGGCGCGGCTCACCTCGGACCCGTGGACGTTCATCCGGGGCGGCGCTGCGCTCGCGATCGGCGCGATGCCGGCGACGACGGCGGGCGACCGGGCGCTCGTCGGGGCGCTCGCCGACAGCTCGCCCGAGGTGCGCCAGCACGCGCTCGACGGCCTCGGCGCGCACCGCGCGACCGCGCACATCGAGGCCGTGCGCGACCGGGCGGAGGACAAGGAGGAGGACGTCGAGGTGCGCGCGCGGGCGATCCTCGCGCTCGGAGCGATGTGCGACGCGAGCTCGGTCGACCTGTGGACGCGGCTCGCGCTCCGCGCGAAGTCGCCGATCGGCGAGCACGATCAGCGGCTCGGCTCGGCGGCGCTCGCGGCGCTCGGGTCGGTGCACCCTGCAGATCTGCCCGCGCGCCTCAAGCCGCTCCTCGACAAGGGCACGCCGCACGGCCTGCGCGAGGCGGCGAGGGCAGCGCTCTCCGCGCCGCCGCAGTGCCGCCGCCGCTGA
- a CDS encoding AAA family ATPase, protein MDRPYVEQLRIQGYGCVQDATLELTPLHALIGPNDSGKSTVLRALRTLSSVLERALGAPSPDTLGRAGPTSKAPGGAVFEVSAASTTWRVELDVGGRVRSMSFPRDLEPPSLLDDADGDDDAGGGPSPERPAMDIVQALRGAQMLRLDPDALRAPHPLIPDGHPLCFADERGTGLPAVYDAVISRDLSAYVDLNEELTRLFPSVKSLHLANPSSTTKAIGVKLEGGAVVPASLMSEGMLYYLAFAALPHLDPTPLLLVEEPEHGLHPARIADVMRALRLVSEKTQVLLATHSPLVVNELQPEEVTVVTRAGEHGMRATRILETPGFEDRARVYALGELWLSYANGGDEAPLLGGGPRP, encoded by the coding sequence ATGGACCGACCCTACGTCGAGCAGCTCCGCATCCAGGGCTACGGCTGCGTCCAGGACGCGACGCTGGAGCTGACGCCGCTGCATGCGCTCATCGGGCCCAACGACAGCGGCAAGAGCACGGTGCTGCGGGCGCTCCGCACGCTCTCCTCCGTCCTCGAGCGGGCGCTCGGTGCGCCGTCGCCGGACACGCTCGGGCGCGCCGGCCCCACGAGCAAGGCCCCGGGCGGCGCCGTGTTCGAGGTGTCGGCGGCGAGCACGACGTGGCGCGTGGAGCTCGACGTCGGGGGGCGGGTCCGGTCGATGTCGTTCCCCAGGGACCTCGAGCCCCCCTCCCTGCTCGACGACGCAGACGGGGACGACGACGCGGGCGGCGGGCCCAGCCCCGAGCGCCCTGCCATGGACATCGTCCAGGCGCTGCGCGGGGCCCAGATGCTCCGGCTCGATCCCGACGCGCTGAGGGCCCCGCACCCGCTCATCCCCGACGGGCACCCGCTCTGCTTCGCCGACGAGCGCGGCACCGGCCTGCCGGCCGTCTACGACGCCGTCATCAGCCGCGACCTGTCGGCGTACGTCGATCTGAACGAGGAGCTCACCCGCCTGTTCCCCAGCGTGAAGAGCCTCCACCTCGCCAACCCGAGCTCCACGACGAAGGCCATCGGCGTGAAGCTCGAGGGCGGCGCCGTCGTGCCGGCGTCGCTGATGAGCGAGGGCATGCTGTACTACCTCGCCTTCGCGGCGCTGCCGCACCTCGATCCGACGCCCCTGCTCCTCGTCGAGGAGCCCGAGCACGGGCTGCACCCCGCGCGCATCGCCGACGTGATGCGCGCGCTGCGCCTCGTCTCCGAGAAGACCCAGGTCCTCCTCGCGACGCACAGCCCGCTCGTCGTGAACGAGCTGCAGCCGGAGGAGGTCACGGTCGTCACCCGCGCGGGCGAGCACGGAATGAGGGCCACGCGCATCCTTGAGACGCCGGGCTTCGAGGATCGGGCGAGGGTGTACGCGCTGGGGGAGCTCTGGCTGAGCTACGCCAACGGCGGTGACGAGGCGCCGCTCCTCGGAGGAGGGCCGCGGCCGTGA
- the boxB gene encoding benzoyl-CoA 2,3-epoxidase subunit BoxB, whose translation MSAVVNSERIPNNVDLGSDRKLQRALEAWQPKFLDWWRETGPEGFQADDIYLRTAISVDHEGWAHFDYVKMPEYRWGIFLADRVADRTIGFGDHLGEPAWQEVPGELRNMLRRLVVTQGDTEPASVEQQRLLGQSCPSVYDLRNLFQVNVEEGRHLWAMVYLLHSHFGRDGREEAEALLERRSGAPDKPRILGAFNEPCTNWLSFFMFTYFTDRDGKYQLLALAESGFDPLSRTTRFMLTEEAHHMFVGETGLLRIVERTCELMKRNRNEDARAEGGIDLPTMQKYLNLWYSLSLDLFGGEISSNAASFFASSVKGRAKEASYDDHRALDGVYVIDVPQAPAAGGGAVTGWRREEVPLRNAMNEVLRDEYVADSQRGIDKMNRVIEASGVSFRLSLPSRRFHRSSGIYAGLHFDVDGNPLSKEEWERRRDAWVPTASDEAYVKSLMEKPVFDPKQMANWIAAPAKGLKGKPVDFEYVRRG comes from the coding sequence ATGAGCGCGGTGGTCAACTCGGAGAGGATCCCGAACAACGTCGACCTCGGGTCGGACAGGAAGCTGCAGCGCGCGCTCGAGGCGTGGCAGCCGAAGTTCCTGGACTGGTGGCGGGAGACGGGGCCCGAGGGCTTTCAGGCGGACGACATCTACCTGCGCACGGCGATCAGCGTCGACCACGAGGGGTGGGCGCATTTCGACTACGTGAAGATGCCGGAGTACCGCTGGGGCATCTTCCTCGCGGATCGGGTGGCGGACCGGACGATCGGCTTCGGCGACCACCTGGGCGAGCCGGCGTGGCAAGAGGTGCCGGGGGAGCTCCGGAACATGCTGCGGCGCCTGGTGGTGACGCAGGGGGACACGGAGCCCGCGAGCGTGGAGCAGCAGCGGCTGCTCGGCCAGAGCTGCCCGAGCGTCTACGACCTGCGGAACCTGTTCCAGGTGAACGTCGAGGAGGGGCGGCACCTCTGGGCGATGGTGTACCTCCTGCACAGCCACTTCGGCCGCGACGGCCGGGAGGAGGCGGAGGCGCTCCTGGAGCGGCGCAGCGGCGCCCCGGACAAGCCGAGGATCCTGGGCGCCTTCAACGAGCCGTGCACGAACTGGCTCTCGTTCTTCATGTTCACCTACTTCACGGATCGCGACGGCAAGTACCAGCTGCTCGCGCTCGCGGAGAGCGGCTTCGATCCGCTGTCGCGCACGACGCGGTTCATGCTGACCGAGGAGGCGCACCACATGTTCGTCGGCGAGACGGGCCTGCTCCGCATCGTCGAGCGCACGTGCGAGCTGATGAAGCGCAACAGGAACGAGGATGCGCGCGCCGAGGGCGGCATCGATCTGCCGACGATGCAGAAGTACCTGAACCTCTGGTACTCGCTGTCGCTGGACCTCTTCGGCGGGGAGATCTCGTCGAACGCGGCGTCGTTCTTCGCCTCGAGCGTGAAGGGCCGCGCGAAGGAGGCGTCGTACGACGACCACCGGGCGCTCGACGGCGTGTACGTGATCGACGTGCCGCAGGCGCCCGCCGCCGGGGGCGGCGCGGTGACCGGCTGGCGGCGCGAGGAGGTGCCGCTGAGGAACGCGATGAACGAGGTGCTGCGCGACGAGTACGTGGCCGACTCGCAGCGCGGGATCGACAAGATGAACCGGGTGATCGAGGCGTCGGGCGTGTCGTTCAGGCTGAGCCTGCCGAGCCGGCGCTTCCATCGGAGCTCGGGGATCTACGCGGGGCTCCACTTCGACGTCGACGGCAACCCGCTCTCGAAGGAGGAGTGGGAGCGCCGGCGCGACGCGTGGGTGCCGACCGCGAGCGACGAGGCCTACGTGAAGAGCCTGATGGAGAAGCCGGTGTTCGATCCGAAGCAGATGGCGAACTGGATCGCGGCGCCGGCGAAGGGGCTCAAGGGCAAGCCCGTCGACTTCGAGTACGTGCGGCGCGGCTAG
- a CDS encoding phosphoribosylaminoimidazolesuccinocarboxamide synthase gives MVTEDDLRTALGRVLERTSLAGPFARYEGKVRDCYTTPDGRRLLVVTDRISAFDRVLGTLPLKGQVLNRLSAFWFERTRSVAPNHMISQPDPNVLEAIECVPLPVEMVVRAYVTGVTSTSIWTHYARGERVFCGHRLPDGLRKNERLPQPILTPSTKAPKGGHDLSASREEILALGTIAPRDFDAAAEMALALFEHGARACAEQGLILVDTKYEFGKDRDGNIVVIDEIHTPDSSRFWFASSYGERFSAGEDPESFDKEYVRRWLAARGFQGDGPIPSIPDEIRIEASRRYIEAFERITGAAFVPDLEDPAVRIPRNLGPRSAARPTSSSG, from the coding sequence ATGGTCACCGAGGACGATCTGCGCACCGCGCTCGGCAGGGTGCTCGAGCGCACCTCGCTCGCGGGCCCCTTCGCCCGCTACGAGGGCAAGGTGCGGGACTGCTACACGACGCCGGATGGCCGCCGCCTGCTCGTCGTCACCGACCGCATCAGCGCCTTCGATCGCGTGCTCGGCACGCTGCCGCTGAAGGGCCAGGTGCTGAACCGGCTGTCCGCCTTCTGGTTCGAGCGCACGCGGAGCGTCGCGCCGAACCACATGATCTCCCAGCCCGACCCGAACGTCCTCGAGGCGATCGAGTGTGTGCCCCTGCCGGTCGAGATGGTGGTGCGCGCCTACGTGACGGGCGTGACCTCGACAAGCATCTGGACGCACTACGCGCGCGGCGAGCGCGTCTTCTGCGGCCACCGGCTCCCCGACGGCCTGCGGAAGAACGAGCGCCTGCCACAGCCCATCCTGACGCCGAGCACCAAGGCGCCGAAGGGCGGGCACGATCTCTCCGCCTCGCGCGAGGAGATCCTCGCCCTCGGCACCATCGCGCCGCGCGACTTCGACGCCGCCGCCGAGATGGCCCTCGCGCTCTTCGAGCACGGCGCCCGCGCGTGCGCGGAGCAGGGGCTCATCCTCGTCGACACCAAGTACGAGTTCGGCAAGGACCGGGACGGGAACATCGTCGTCATCGACGAGATCCACACCCCCGACTCGTCCCGCTTCTGGTTCGCCTCGTCCTACGGCGAGCGCTTCTCGGCCGGCGAGGACCCGGAGTCCTTCGACAAGGAGTACGTGCGCCGCTGGCTCGCCGCGCGCGGCTTCCAGGGCGACGGGCCGATCCCCTCGATCCCGGACGAGATCCGGATCGAGGCGTCCCGCCGCTACATCGAGGCGTTCGAGCGGATCACCGGGGCGGCGTTCGTCCCCGACCTCGAGGACCCGGCGGTGCGCATCCCGCGCAACCTGGGGCCTCGCTCGGCAGCGCGCCCGACCTCGAGCAGCGGCTGA
- the boxC gene encoding 2,3-epoxybenzoyl-CoA dihydrolase produces MEATTSPPSAAPAPQTRAREDGSSGEDAPLRFETEPGRYRHWKLSFEGAIARVAMDVDEDAAARPGYQLKLNSYDIAVDIELADIVQRLRFEHPEVKAVVVTSAQPRIFCAGANIYMLGSSTHAFKVNFCKFTNETRLALEEACSESGQRYLAALNGVASGGGYELALACEEIFLSDDGSSAVSFPETPLLAVLPGTGGLTRLVDKRKVRRDLADVFSTLAEGVRGKRAEQWGLVDRSIPKSRFEQAVAQRAAELAAATPDRAGPGVRLPPLEARRATAGDVSTCDYRHVSMRVDRAARTAEIRVLGPDGEGREVSTDAAGMRRAGADLWALRAFRELDDALLDLRFNHPTVGLVLLRTSGSPAAVRAADEALWASRDDWFVKEVLLHMRRVLKRLDLTARSVFALIEPGSCFAGSLFELALAADRSYMLDGGGDAGQAGAPASPASIALSSLNFGPLVMSNGLTRLASRFLGAPERVAALKERTGLLSAEEALEEGLCTFAPDAMDWDDEVRLAIEERVSLSPDALTGMEASLRFCGPETMETKIFSRLSAWQNWIFQRPNAVGQRGALTVYGRPERPEFDWRRT; encoded by the coding sequence ATGGAAGCGACCACCTCTCCTCCTTCCGCGGCGCCGGCGCCGCAGACCAGGGCCCGGGAAGACGGCTCGTCCGGCGAGGACGCGCCCCTCCGCTTCGAGACGGAGCCAGGTCGTTACAGGCACTGGAAGCTCTCGTTCGAGGGGGCGATCGCGCGCGTGGCGATGGACGTCGACGAGGACGCGGCGGCGCGGCCCGGCTACCAGCTGAAGCTCAACAGCTACGACATCGCGGTCGACATCGAGCTCGCCGACATCGTGCAGCGGCTGCGCTTCGAGCACCCCGAGGTGAAGGCGGTCGTCGTGACGAGCGCGCAGCCGCGGATCTTCTGCGCGGGCGCGAACATCTACATGCTCGGGTCGTCGACGCACGCGTTCAAGGTCAACTTCTGCAAGTTCACGAACGAGACGCGCCTCGCGCTCGAGGAGGCGTGCTCCGAGAGCGGGCAGCGCTACCTCGCGGCGCTGAACGGCGTCGCCTCGGGCGGCGGCTACGAGCTCGCGCTGGCGTGCGAGGAGATCTTCCTCTCCGACGACGGGAGCAGCGCCGTCTCGTTCCCGGAGACGCCGCTGCTCGCCGTGCTCCCGGGGACCGGGGGGCTCACGCGGCTCGTGGACAAGCGCAAGGTGCGGCGAGACCTCGCGGACGTGTTCTCGACGCTGGCCGAGGGGGTGCGCGGCAAGCGCGCGGAGCAGTGGGGCCTCGTCGATCGCTCGATCCCGAAGAGCCGCTTCGAGCAGGCGGTGGCCCAGCGCGCCGCCGAGCTCGCGGCGGCGACGCCGGACAGGGCGGGGCCCGGGGTGAGGCTCCCGCCGCTCGAGGCGCGGCGCGCCACGGCGGGCGACGTGTCCACCTGCGACTACCGCCACGTGTCGATGAGGGTCGACCGCGCCGCGAGGACCGCGGAGATCCGCGTGCTCGGACCGGACGGCGAAGGGCGCGAGGTGTCGACGGACGCCGCGGGGATGCGCCGGGCGGGCGCGGACCTGTGGGCGCTCCGCGCGTTCCGCGAGCTCGACGACGCGCTGCTCGACCTCCGCTTCAACCACCCGACGGTGGGCCTCGTGCTCCTGCGGACGTCCGGCTCTCCCGCCGCGGTGCGGGCCGCGGACGAGGCGCTGTGGGCGAGCCGAGACGACTGGTTCGTGAAGGAGGTGCTGCTCCACATGCGGCGCGTGCTCAAGCGGCTCGACCTCACGGCGCGCAGCGTGTTCGCGCTGATCGAGCCAGGCTCCTGCTTCGCGGGGAGCCTGTTCGAGCTCGCCCTCGCGGCGGACCGCTCCTACATGCTGGACGGCGGAGGAGACGCGGGGCAGGCAGGGGCGCCCGCGTCGCCCGCGTCAATTGCGCTGAGCTCGCTGAACTTCGGTCCGCTCGTCATGTCGAACGGCCTCACGCGGCTCGCGTCGCGCTTCCTCGGCGCGCCGGAGCGCGTGGCAGCGCTGAAGGAGAGGACGGGCCTCCTGTCCGCCGAGGAGGCGCTGGAGGAGGGCCTCTGCACCTTCGCGCCGGACGCGATGGACTGGGACGACGAGGTGCGGCTCGCGATCGAGGAGCGGGTGAGCCTGTCGCCCGACGCGCTCACCGGGATGGAGGCGAGCCTGCGCTTCTGCGGGCCGGAGACGATGGAGACGAAGATCTTCTCGCGGCTGTCTGCCTGGCAGAACTGGATCTTCCAGCGCCCCAACGCGGTGGGCCAGCGGGGCGCGCTGACGGTGTACGGGCGGCCGGAGCGCCCCGAATTCGACTGGAGGCGTACATGA